The segment TACTTCGTAGCTTTGCGGGGACCCCGAAGTAACATCTCTTACTCGCCGAAGCTGTAGGCTTCCAGCCGCTACTTTTGGGGAGTATTTGACCGTGATTCCTGACCGCAAAGAGTTAAATCTGACTTGGTTCGGGGTCCCCAACGGGGTGCGCAGCAACCTGTTGGGGTGTGTGATTCCTGACCTCCCTTTGGCATACGATTTGAATGATTCATGCCACGTAATGAGGGCATTACCGGAAGGGGCAAATAATAAGTAACATCTAATCTAAGACATACAATGCAGTTGACAGAGGAGTAATATGGGCATAAAATCTGTCTTTAGCCGGGATGGTGAAATTGGCAGACACAAGGGACTTAAAATCCCTCGGGGCTTTGCCCCGTGCCGGTTCGAGTCCGGCTCCCGGCATTGTGAAGAACTTTGCAAAAAAAATCAAAATCGCCTTCAGGAAAAGAGAGCTGCTTGAACGCGCACTTACGCACCCGTCTTACGCTCACGAACAGATGGGCGACAAGCGTAAGTCTTACGAGAGACTTGAGTTTCTGGGTGATGCCGTTTATGAAATGCTTTTACGAGAGTTCTTTTTCGAAGCAATGGATCATGCCGATGAAGGTATGCTCTCAAAACTTAAAAACCGCTACTCATCGGGTGAATTCATGGCGGAAATTGCTCGTAAGTTCGAGCTTGATTCAGTGTTGCGTCTTGGTCGCAGCGAGGAAACCAACGGTCGCCAGAAAGATTCAATACTAGCCAATGCTTTTGAGGCTTTGTTCGGCGCTCTGTATCTGGACAGGGGATTGAAGTACTGCCGCAGATTCTTCAGGACTCAGGTTTCACCGTATATAGATCTTTCGATAATACCTTTTGACGCAAAATCTAGATTGAATATCAGACTTTCAGGGCGCAGGTGCGAGTATAAAGTCCTGCATAAAGATGGCGAGGATCATTGCCCCCATTTCAGAGTCGGGTTGTTCGTAGACGGTGAACTTGTTTCGACAGGCGAGGCTGGGAGCAAAAAGAAAGCCGAGATTATTGCCGCTGAACTGTTTCTTGAATCATCGAAAGCGGGACAATGAGTTATCTTACGCTAGCCCTCGGTCCTGTAGTTGCCATTTTTTTCTTCTTCCGGATAAAAGACCGTTACGATAAAGAACCATTCCGCAGGCTGATACTTACTGCAGGGATAGGAGCTCTTTCAGCCATACCTGTAGTTATTGTGGAGATGCTTTGGGGACATACGCTTTTGGATGCGTCTTCATTGAGTATTCAGGAACTTTCTTTTATGGCATTCGTGGAGATAGGGATAACCGAAGAGTTCTTCAAAGCGGTTGCATTTTTCTCAACAGCCTACTGGTCGAAGCACATGAATGAACCTTACGATGGTCTGATATATTCGGTATCGGCTGCATTGGGGTTTGCTGCAGTAGAAAACGTACTCTACGTTATATCGGGCGGGATACTTACAGCAGTCGTTCGTGCAATAACAGCGGTTCCCGCTCACGCAATGTTCGGCACATTCATAGGATACTTCGCAGGAAGAGCAAAGTTCTCAAAGCATCCGGCATTAAAGCCTATTCTCATTCTCTTCGGATTTACAATATCCGTATTCGCTCACGGACTTTACGATCTTATCGCTTTGTGGCCTGAGCCTCTGACATGGCTCTGGCTTATCCCATTACTTGGCGCGATGGTAGTTGTCTCTCTCTTACTCATCCGTGATGCAAGAAAACGTTCGCCTTTCAGACCTGCAGTTGACGCCGATAACAAATACACCGGCTATACTGTATCAGGCGAGCCTCTTTCCCCTGAAATGATAGCGAAACTCGAGAAAGAAGCAAGAAAGCATGAACGTCATTCCCAGTTGATTTCACCGGTTGTTAAGGATGTTTCACGACCGGATGAAGCATCTGATGTCATCCAAGAACAGGCAAAAAACCAGCTTACGAATCCTGAAGAATCTCAAATAATCCCCCCCCAGGAAAGCGAATCGGGTGAAGATAATTCAAAAGGAAAAAAACCATATTTTCTTGACGACTATTTCAAGAATTAAGTCTTTGCAATGTCTGACCTTCTCCTCCCGCTTTTGAAACTTGGAGCCGCGCTCGTCTTAAGCGCGGCGGTCGGTTTGGAAAGATTACTTTCTGAAAAGCCGGCAGGCATGCGTACTCATATTCTCGTAGGGTTCGGTTCTGCCTTGTTCATGATAGTTGCAGATTTAGGAGGACTGGATGCAGGCCGGGTTGCCGCAGGACTCATCACAGGTATTGGTTTTCTTGGTGCAGGAACAATAATACAGGAAAGAGGAACCGTTCATGGGCTTACAACAGCGGCTTCGATTTGGGCGGTTGCCGGGATAGGAATTGCTGTATCCAGGGGACTCTGGCTGCTATCCCTTTTTGCTACGCTAGGGATAATTGCAGTACTTTGGGGCCTTCATTTTATCGAAGATGTCATAGAAAGATCGAAAAAGAAATCGAGGATTTCAAAGAATACAAAATAAATAACATCTTTGGCGGCAATCTAATTACTATTAGTTGACAAAGGCATCTTCATCCTTAATATTGCGGAGTGAGTTTGAAAATCAAGCTGCCGCTGGTTGTGACTTTCATTGTCATATTATGCACCTCCGGATTAGGGTACTTGCTTATTCGTCACGAACAGAATGTATTGCGGGAAGAGGTGCGTAGAAGGGGGGAGATACTGGCCAGGCAGTTGTCAGGTGTGGACAGGGTTGCGTTTTACTACGTCGCAACCGAAATAAAGCGACTGAAGGCCGAGGATTCGACTTTTTTGTCTGAAATGAACCTTGAGGATTCGCTGGCTACTTCGCCTAAACTCTACGATATGTCGCGTTCATTATTCACGTTCCTTGCGAAGGTTACCGATAGCGTTTTGGTTGTAGAAAAGGATACCTTGAAAACATGGGTGCAAGAAGCCGCCTTTTTCGACTGGGATGATTCCCTTGTCATCGCTCGGCCGGAAACCAGAAAAGTCGTCCTTAACGAACCAGGGGACGGATTTACATTTGTTTCGCCTATATTCGTCAGAGGCGATACGCTGGGGTTCGCTCAGGTCCGTATGGACCCAAGAGTTCTTGATAAAGCGATAGGAGACGCTTTAAGGACCATTCTGCCCGTTATCTGCGGAATATTAGCCATAAGTATTCTTCTTTCGTTTCTTTTGAGTTCGGTTTTTACATCCCCGATATCCAAGCTCAAGAATCAGGCGATTTCGTTATCCAAGGGTGATCTTGCCGCAAGGGTCAATGTCCGTTCTCGCGATGAACTCGGACTGCTTGGAAGAGTTTTTAATGACATGGCTAGAAACCTGCAGCTCAGCTACGACGAACTGAAGGAAAAACTGATTGAAATCAAAAGGCTTTTCAAGATGGCTACAGAGGATGGTCTCACCGGTCTATATGTCAAGAGATACTTCCTTGAACTTCTTTCCGTGGAACTCCGGCGTTCTATCCGTTATGACAGACCGCTTTCATTTCTCATGTGCGATATAGATCATTTCAAGAGAGTAAACGATACCTACGGTCATCCTTCAGGGGATGTGGTTTTGAGTTCTGTCGCGCGCAGGCTTGCAGCAGCTACGCGTGACGGCATCGACGCCATAGGCCGATACGGAGGCGAAGAGTTTGCCGTTATGCTTCCGGAGACGGATGAACAGGCCGCTCTGAGGGTTGCGGAAAGACTCCGGCACGCCGTTGAATCTGAATCTATTTCCCTGAAAGGCGTGGAGGGAGTCAGCGAATCTCAAATAACGATTACTATCTCAATCGGCGTTACGACGACAAGATATGAGATAAGTCTTGAAAAGCTTATTTCTGCGGCCGATAAAGCGCTTTATCTGTCCAAGAAGAACGGCAGAAACCTCGCGACTGCATTTGCGGTGGAATCTTTATGAACGTCATTATCCAGATGATTTTATTTAGTTATCCTTTCGGGCTCTTCGGGGTAGGCCCTGCTTGCGGCTCAGATGCAGGTATGATGCTCGAAAAAGGAGTATTCGCTCTTGAGTATAATCCATCCGGGCTTGCATGGGTCGATTCAATAGAAGCGGGGGTAGCGGCTGAAGGACTCTTTGCATATAATCTCGTTGGTTTTTCTTATAACTACAGGGGATGGCCAGCTGCGGTTTCCGTACATCACAATACTCAAACGACCGGTTTCTCAATCGGCGCCGGAAATCTGAGGCTGCCTCTTGCCCTTGGTGCAGCGTTCGGGGCGTCCTTCGAGTCCGCGAATTCGGAATCCAATTACTCTCTTAGGGCAGGTCTTCAGTGGAGAGAGTATGTTGGATTAGCCCTCGGACCCCGATTGTGGCTTGCCCCAGATACCGCTCATTTAAGCGGAATGATTCAAATAGGCGCATCCGTTCCGGTAGTCGAAGGGTTGAAGTTCCTTGCCGGGGCATCGGCCGAAGTAGCTCCGGTCGCTTTCAGAGCAGGGGGAGGACTTGCATACGACCCTTTTTTGTTCCTCAGAGTCGAAAGCGTTGTGGCAACAGACGGATGGGGGGCGGGAGTAGTCTTAAAAAGTGAAAACGACAGGGGTGGTGTATGGGTCAACAAAGGGTTTTCAGGTGAACCGTGGCGGTTCGGCATTTCCTATATCCGCGATGTACAATCACCAAAAGTGAAGGAAGTCGTTGTTTTCAGAAACTTACCTCAAAGGGTGGATACAGTCTACATCTCTAAAACAACGCCTGTGGTAAAGGATACATCGAAAGTTGTTTCTCCTGATGTCCGGAGAAGACAGGAACAGCTGATGGCTAAGGCCAACCGGTACTATGCCGAAGAGCGTTACGAAGAGGCTCTTGCGGTATGGAAAGAGGTAGTTCAACTCGATCCAGGTTCGGATTTGGGTGTAAGAGCAAGCGAGGATATAAAGGACGTAACGGCCCTTATCGAGACGTTGAATAAAATCCGCACTGGTAAACCCCAGTAAGCGTATCGTGGGCTTGATTTTACTGTGTTGCGTCGCTTGCGGGCCATGGTTTGCGGCTTGACACAAGCCTTAGTTCGCGTAGACTTACGCCACATGGTCAAAATAACGCTTGAAGGCGTTGCTCATGACGTTGAAGACAGGATGCGTCTTCGCGATCTGGCCCCTGAAGGGGCTTTTGCCGCTATCCTTAACGGAGAGGCGGTGGAGTTATCCACTCGGGTTGAGGATGGAGCAAGTATAAAATGGGTTTCTTTTGAAGATGAAGAAGGCAGAAGGATATTCTGGCATTCGACTTCTCATCTTATGGCTCATGCCGTAAAAAGGCTTTTCCCAAGGGTAAAACTAGGAATCGGACCCGCTATTGAAGAGGGATTTTATTACGATTTCGACGTAGAAAAGCCATTTACGGAAGATGATCTGAAACGAATCGAAAAGGAGATGCGCAGGCTGGCTGCAAGGAGCCTGCCTATCAGGAAAAAAGTGTTTCCAAAATCCAAGCTGGAACATTATTACCGGTTCTACGGCGAGGATTTAAAACTTGAATTACTTGATGAGATACCTGACAATGAATTAAGCATTTACGAACAGGATGATTTTCTTGATTTGTGTCGCGGTCCGCATCTTGACGACACATCAAAGATAGCGGCATTCAAGCTTCTATCCGTGGCTGGGGCTTACTGGAGGGGCGATGAAAAGAACAGAATGCTGCAGCGGATTTACGGCATATCATTTCCCAAGGAGGAGGAGCTTGCCGCCTATATTGAAAGGATAGAAGAGGCCAAGGCGCGCGATCACAGAATCATAGGTCAGAAGCTGGATTTATACGATATAGTCGAGGAAGTCGGACCAGGACTGGTGTTGTGGAAACCTAAGGGAACTATACTCCGCCAGGAGATAGAGAAGTTCTGGACTTCGGAGCATTTGAAACGCGGCTACCAGCTTGTCACGACCCCCCATATCGCCAGAGCCGAACTGTGGAAGATATCAGGTCATTACTCATACTATAAAGAAAATATGTTTCTTACATCTATAGACGAACAAGAATATGTAATAAAGCCGATGAACTGTCCAGCCCAGATGATGCTCTACAAATCCGCCAAACACAGCTACAGGGAGCTTCCTATCCGCTATGCCGAACTCGGAACTGTCTACCGCAACGAACGTTCGGGTGTTCTTCACGGAATGCTTCGCGTCCGCGGACTCACGATAGATGATGCTCATATCTTCTGCACGCCTGAACAAGCGCCATCGGAAATCGAGGGAGTACTCAACCTCGCTCTTTTCATGACCCGTGCATTCGGTTATAAAGATATCAAGGTGGAACTCTCGCTGTGGGATCCTGATAATCGCAACAAGTATGCGGGAACGCCTGACAAGTGGGAGCATGCTCAGTCCATACTTGAAAAGGTACTTAAGGATAACAATATCTCATATAAAAAAATGACGGGTGAGGCCGCGTTCTACGGCCCTAAGATAGACATCAAGCTGCTGGATGCCTTGGGCAGACCTTGGCAGGCTTCGACCATTCAGTTCGACTTCAATCTGCCTGAGCGTTTCGGGTTGACATACGCAGGAGAGGATGGTAAGGAACACGAGGTTCGCGTGATCCATCGAGCCATTCTCGGTTCGCTTGAGCGATTCATAGGTGGGTTGATAGAATTCTATAAAGGCGAGTTTCCATTGTGGATAGCCCCTTACCAGGCGGCGGTATTAACCGTAACGGATTCAGCCATGGAATATGCATCTTCGGTTGCTGCAGAATTGATTGATGAAGGGATAAGGGTTATAACGGATTTTTCAAACGAGAAGATTGGCGCCAAAATAAGACGCCAGGAACTCGATAAGATTCCTTATATGATTATCGTTGGAGCCCGCGAGGCTCAGGAAGGCAGGGCTGCTCTAAGACGCCATCACGAAGGCGATATGGGCAGTTACTCCGTTGCCGAGATTATAAAACGTTTCAAAAAAGAAATAAAAGCGCGGAGGTGATAGATTCACAGACGCTTTGCCGGGCCTGCGCCCATTCCAAAACGCCGACATCGCATAAATCACGAAATAAGATCAGATTATGTTCGCGTCGTAGGCGTTGATAAAAAAATGATAGGTATCCTTCCTATAAAGGAAGCGATGCGTATGGCTGTTGCTCAAGGGTACGATCTTGTTGAAATCGCTCCGGAGGCTGATCCGCCCGTATGCAGGATTCTCGATTACGGAAAGTTTCTTTACGAAGAAAAAGCCAAACAGCAGACAGCAAAGAAGCACCAGCACACCGTAGCAGTTCGCCAGATGAGGCTGACCTTGAAGATAAGCGAGCACGATTTCGACACTAAAGTCCGCAAGATGAAGGAATTCCTTGAGGCCAAGGACAGGGTGAAGCTGACGGTAATTCTGCGCGGCCGTGAAGTTGTGCACAAGGATCGCGGATTGGAGATGATTGAAAAGATTAAAGCTAAACTTGCCGATATATCGGTCATGGAAGGAGAACCTACTATTGAAGGCACTACCAGGCAGTCATGGCAGGTGATGTTTCTTCCGAGCAGGAGTTCAGGCAAGTCAGGCTCGAGAAGGGAATCTAACGCATCAGACAGCGAAGATGAAACGAGAGTCGATAATGCGGGAGATTACTCTGAGGCGAAGATGCCTCAAGAGGAAGAAAGTTAATATCATCTGTTAAGGAGAATGCAAGATGCCGAAGTTGAAAACAAAGCGTGCATTAGCCAAAAGGGTTAAAGTTACCGGTACCGGAAAGATTAAACGATACAAATCCGGCCACAGCCACCTTTTGGAATGCAAGAGTACCCCGCGCAGGCGCGGTTTAAGGCAGCCTACAACCATAGAAGGCGTGAACGAAAAGAGGATGAAGAGGATGCTGCCTAATGTCGGGAACACGAAAGTCAAAAAAGAAAAAGTACAAGGAGAATAAATAATGCCTCGAGTGAAAGGCGGACCTGCGGGTCATTCCCGCAAGATGAAATGGCGTCATTACGCCGAGGGTTACTGGGGAGGACGTCATCGTTTGACCCGGTCCATACGTACTGCCGTTCAAAAAGCTTGGGAGTCCAGTTATCGCGACAGGCGACGCAAGAAACGCGAGATGCGCGCTCTCTGGAATATACGCATAAATGCTGCACTCAGGCCGTTGGGATTGAACTACAGCGGTTTTATTCACGGACTTAAGCTTTCAGGAATCGATATCTCAAGAAAGACTCTTGCCCAGATAGCAGTAGAGAATCCAGAGGATTTTGCCCTTCTTGCAGAAAAAGTCAGGGAGGGTATGAATGCTGGAAAACCTAGCAGCAATTAAATCCGAAGCGTTGGCCGCCTTAGCAGCGGCTAAAAGCATTGAAGATATAGAGCTGCTGCGGGTCAAGTATCTGGGCCGAAAAGGGGCGCTCACACACGTTTTAAGAACACTTAAAGATCTGTCCGAAGATGAACGTCGCAGCGCCGGAAGTGCGGCGAATCTATTGAAAGAGGAACTTGAACTTGAAATAGAGCGCAGGGTTTCAATACTCAAAGATTCTGTAAAAACGTCCTCGATAGATATTTCCCTTCCAGGCCGGAAGAGGTTTCTAGGTCACATACATCCCTTGACAATCGTCACCTCAAGGATTGTTGAAATCTTCACCGGTATGGGATTCGAGGAGATAAGAGGCCCTGAGATAGAAACCGACTGGTACAACTTTGAAGCCTTGAATATTCCTGAAGGTCATCCCGCAAGGGGGGAGATGTTCGGTAACTTTTATCTCGATTGCGGGCTTCTTCTGCGATCCCACACTTCACCTGTGCAGGTCAGGGTAATGGAAAAGATGAAGCCTCCTGTCAGGGTTATTGCGCCGGGCAGGGTCTTCAGGCGCGATCCATTCGATGCTTCCCACTCGCCCGTATTTCATCAAATAGAGGGGCTTTATGTAGACGAAGACGTGAGTTTTGCAGATCTTAAGGGGACACTTGAGGTTTTCACGCAGGAGATGTTCGGCGAAGGAGTTAGAGTAAAATTCTCTCCTTCCTACTTTCCTTTCACGGAACCATCAGCGGAGCTTTCCATCTCATGCGTAATATGCGGCGGCGAAGGATGCAGCATGTGTTCTCACAGCGGCTGGATAGAACTGCTCGGATGCGGCATGGTTCACCCCCAGGTGTTGCGTAACGTAGGTTATGACCCGGATAAAGTCAGAGGTTACGCATTCGGGATGGGTATCGACAGAATCACTATCATAAAATACAAGATCGATGACATCAGGCACTTCTTCACCAATGATATGCGTTTTCTCAGGCAATTCAGGGAGGCTTGATCATTACAAATCATTTAAAAAAGGGGGATAAAAGTATGTTCATGATGCGGACAACATGCAAAAAAAGGAAATTTAAAAAAAGCGCTAAGATAAGATTCATAATCTCCTTTCTTGCATCATCTTTTGCCTTCCTTTCAGGGTGCGCCTATTTTAATACCTACTATAACGCAGAACGCTACTATAAGGAAGGACTGAACAATGAGGAAAAAAGCAAGGGATCAGGCAGGTCTTTGTTTCAGAAGTCGCTTGAAAAAGCGGTTACAGTAGCAAAAAAATATCCTGATTCCAGGTGGGTAGACGATGCATTTTTTCTGATAGCTATGAATTACTACTGGATGGAGAGATACGACAAGGCTTTGCCTCAATTCGAAGGATTCATCGAGAATTTTCCTGAAAGCCCTTATATAGATGAGGCGCGTTTCAGGCACGCCTTAGCATTGATTGAACAGGGTAGATACTCTGAAGGCAGAGTCGAGCTGAATGATATTTTTCCTATCCGTAAATACTCAAAAAAAGCTCGATTCGCCTGGGCAGATGCCTTCAGAAAGGAGAAGGATTGGCCTTCCGCAAGCAAGGCTTTTAGTGATTTTCTCGAACTTTACCCATTCGGTGAGATATCTAACGAGGCAAGGATAAATCTTGCTGAAATAGAGCTTGCCGGCGGAGATACGCTTAATGCGATAAAAGTCTATGAACGCTACCTTAAACGTGCCGAGACTTCTAAAGATAATTATGCAAGGGGGCTTACACTTGCCAATCTCTATTACATAAGTGGTTCGTACAGTAACTCCTCTCGGACCCTGAAGCAGATCAGCGGCAGATACCCAGATATCGACGAACAGGCAGAATTGATTAAAGGAAAGATAGCTCTTGTCGAAGGCGATACGTCCGAAGCCTTAAAGATACTGGCCAGGGTTCCCCGGGGTTCTTCAGGCAGCAGGGCAGAGGCTTTTTACCTCGTAGCAAACATATTCGAGCAACAAGGCAAGTATGAACTTGCCATATCATACTATGATACAATAAGCACTTCCGAGACTAAATCAAACTATTCTGCGATAGCGGAAAGAAAAAAGACGCTTCTTGAATCGAGAATCTCATCCGATACAACGGATCAAGCCGATATAGATCCTGCAAAGGAACAGTTTCTCTTGGCAGAATCTTATCTTCTAAGTATCGGAGACGCGAGAAGGGCTCTTGCAGAATATGAAAAGGTGTCGGAAGAACATCCGGAAAGCGAGTATGCAGCCAAGTCAATGTACGGGATAATCTGGATAAAACGCTACAAACTTAATGATCCTTCATGGCGGAACGTGTACGAAAAGCTCTTAGAACGCTATCCGGAAAGCCAGGCCGCTAAAGAAGCGCTCAATCTTTTGAATGAAGATGGAACCCCGCAGGGCGATTCTTCTTGAACGCCGGGAGCTAGCTCGCGGGCTGATTGCCCTAAGAGTACGCATCCAAGGAGTGGGTGAAATCAAACCCGGTCAGTTCTTTGAATTACAGACGGGAAAAACGTTCCTTCCGCGGGCGATATCGGTCTCTGATTGTATGAATGAGGACATACTGTTTGTAGTCAGGGTGGTGGGACCTGGCACTTCGTGGATATCGCAACTCCAGCCTGAAACTCCCATGGATATCAGAGGACCACTAGGTTGCGGCGCGCCGATGGTTTCAGAGAGCCCGGTGATGCTCTGTGCCGGGGGGGTAGGAGTCGCTCCGCTTCTCTACCTTGCCAGAAAGTTCAAGGAATGCGGAATTGTTTGCTACGCTCTCATCGCTTCACGAACGTCAACCGAGCTAATCCTTGTCAGCGAGTTCCGCACCTGTTGCGAACGGGTCATTCTTGCGACGGAAGACGGCTCAGAGGGCGAGAAGGGTTTGCTCACGGATGTCCTGCCCAGTCTCCCGGAGCTTTACGAGACAAAGGTGTTGTATGCATGCGGTCCGGAAGCGATGCTTGTTTCACTCAAGGCGCTAGCCCTGAAACAGACGATATACGCCTTTCTGGAATCCCGCATGGGTTGCGGCACAGGCCTGTGCGTTGGATGTGCGGTTCTTGGCTGTGATGAAATATACCACAGGGTATGTACCGAAGGCCCTGTCTTCAATCTCAAGGAGATACTCCTTTGAATCTAGAGGTTTTCGTTAAAAACAGCCCTTTCAAGAACCCGCTGGTTCTTGCCTCCGGCACTTTCGGCTACGGTCTGACCTTTTCAAACGTTATCGAAAAAGCCGGCGCATTCGTAACAAAAGGAATAAGCGTCAAGCCGAAGAAGGGTAATCCTCCTCCAAGAATCTGGGATTCAGTCGAAACGGTCATAAACTCCGTCGGGTTGGAGAATGTGGGACTGGAGGAGTTCAAGACCCGGATACTTCCATCAATTCGTTTCTCCACGCCCCTTTACGTCAATCTGGCAGGCGTTGACGAAGATGAATTCGGGATTCTGATAGAGACGCTTGAAGACTCGCCGGGAATATCCGGATACGAACTCAATCTTTCGTGCCCTAACGTCAAAGAGGGTGGCGCCGCACTCGGACAGTCTGTAAATAAAGTAGCTAAGGTTACAACCTTGTGCCGTTCACTGACATCCAGGCCGATATGGGTAAAACTTACCACTAATTTCTGCGACGTGCGTGAAACTTCAAAGGCTGCTGCCGATTCAGGTGCGGACGCGGTCGTTCTCATAAACACCCTCAATGCCCTGGTAGTGGACGCAAAAAGAAGGAGACCGTTCCTTGGCTCAGGCTCGGGAGGGCTTTCAGGCCCTGCCATTAAACCCTATGTACTCTACCTTGTTCGGGAGGTTTCAAAACGCATCCGCATACCGATAGTCGCTTCCGGAGGGGCGGTATGCGGTCAGGACGTCAGAGATTTCATGCTCTCGGGCGCCAGTCTCGTGGAGTTGGGGAGCATCAATCTGGTAAACCCCGAGTCGCTGATTAGGATTCTTAAGGAGTTTGAAGAATGCATTAATTCCGAGGGTATTGCTTCACCCTCAGAATTAATTGGCAGATTGGAGGAAAGATGACAGAATTGATAGTTGCAGCGAATGTTGCATCTATTGAAGAATTAAAGGTTTTCGTAAACAAAACCTCAAGCCATCTTGATTTCTACAAGATAGATTCCGGTCTTTTCACAAAAACCGGTCCTGATGCCGTAAAGCTCATAAAAGATTCAGGAAAGAAGATATTCCTTGACCTCAAATTCCACGATATACCGTCCACCGTTGCCAGAGCCGCAGCAAACTGCATCTTCCTCGGAGTCGACATGTTCAACGTACATGCTATGGGAGGTTTCGAGATGATGGAAGCCGCAGTCAAGGAGACCTGGAGCATGCACAGCGGCATCCCGATAATTCTCGGGGTTACTGTACTTACTTCAATAGACGAGGCGGCGTTCCGCGATCTGTTCGGTTCGCCTTCTAACAATCTCAACCAGCACGTCCTGCTTCTTGCACAACTTGCAAAGAGCGCGGGTCTTTCAGGAGTTGTCGCCTCACCGAACGAAATAAAGCCCATAAAAGAGAGGTGCGGAAAAGACTTCGTAGTTGTAACCCCGGGTATCAGACTTCCGGGCGAGGACAAGAAGGATCAGATGCGTACGGATACGCCTAAAGGGGCCTCTCTCTCCGGTGCGGATTTCATAGTAGTCGGCAGGCCTATTGTCGAGGCTAGGGATCCGGTAGCAGTCATTGAAGAATACAGAAAGGAGCTTTCCCAATGAACAGCGGCGCTGACCTTCTCATTCTCGCTAAGGGGTGCGGCGCCATAAAGGAAGGGCATTTCTTGCTTCGCTCCGGGAAGCATTCCGGAGTGTATGTAGAGAAGTTTTATCTTCTAGAAAGACCTGACGTTCTTTCTCTCTTCGTCGAATCCTTATGCTCAAAGATTGATGGAACCTTCGACCGCGTAATAGGTCCATCGCTCGGCGGGATGATTGTTGCATACGAGGCCGCCAGACAGCTCGGGATACCTGCTGGTTATGCCGAGAAGTCTGATGGCGATGAGATGGTTCTTAGACGCGGAAAGGGCCTTTCATCCGACGAACGCATTCTTGTCGTTGACGATGTGATGACTACAGGAGGGTCTGTTCGAAAGACGGTATCTGCAATCGAAGCAAAGGGCGGGAAGGTAGCTCAGATAGCAGTTCTTGTTGACAGGGCAGCGGAATCTCCTTCT is part of the bacterium genome and harbors:
- a CDS encoding translation initiation factor IF-3, giving the protein MHRRFAGPAPIPKRRHRINHEIRSDYVRVVGVDKKMIGILPIKEAMRMAVAQGYDLVEIAPEADPPVCRILDYGKFLYEEKAKQQTAKKHQHTVAVRQMRLTLKISEHDFDTKVRKMKEFLEAKDRVKLTVILRGREVVHKDRGLEMIEKIKAKLADISVMEGEPTIEGTTRQSWQVMFLPSRSSGKSGSRRESNASDSEDETRVDNAGDYSEAKMPQEEES
- a CDS encoding PrsW family intramembrane metalloprotease, translated to MSYLTLALGPVVAIFFFFRIKDRYDKEPFRRLILTAGIGALSAIPVVIVEMLWGHTLLDASSLSIQELSFMAFVEIGITEEFFKAVAFFSTAYWSKHMNEPYDGLIYSVSAALGFAAVENVLYVISGGILTAVVRAITAVPAHAMFGTFIGYFAGRAKFSKHPALKPILILFGFTISVFAHGLYDLIALWPEPLTWLWLIPLLGAMVVVSLLLIRDARKRSPFRPAVDADNKYTGYTVSGEPLSPEMIAKLEKEARKHERHSQLISPVVKDVSRPDEASDVIQEQAKNQLTNPEESQIIPPQESESGEDNSKGKKPYFLDDYFKN
- a CDS encoding GGDEF domain-containing protein, translating into MSLKIKLPLVVTFIVILCTSGLGYLLIRHEQNVLREEVRRRGEILARQLSGVDRVAFYYVATEIKRLKAEDSTFLSEMNLEDSLATSPKLYDMSRSLFTFLAKVTDSVLVVEKDTLKTWVQEAAFFDWDDSLVIARPETRKVVLNEPGDGFTFVSPIFVRGDTLGFAQVRMDPRVLDKAIGDALRTILPVICGILAISILLSFLLSSVFTSPISKLKNQAISLSKGDLAARVNVRSRDELGLLGRVFNDMARNLQLSYDELKEKLIEIKRLFKMATEDGLTGLYVKRYFLELLSVELRRSIRYDRPLSFLMCDIDHFKRVNDTYGHPSGDVVLSSVARRLAAATRDGIDAIGRYGGEEFAVMLPETDEQAALRVAERLRHAVESESISLKGVEGVSESQITITISIGVTTTRYEISLEKLISAADKALYLSKKNGRNLATAFAVESL
- a CDS encoding MgtC/SapB family protein; the encoded protein is MSDLLLPLLKLGAALVLSAAVGLERLLSEKPAGMRTHILVGFGSALFMIVADLGGLDAGRVAAGLITGIGFLGAGTIIQERGTVHGLTTAASIWAVAGIGIAVSRGLWLLSLFATLGIIAVLWGLHFIEDVIERSKKKSRISKNTK
- the thrS gene encoding threonine--tRNA ligase translates to MVKITLEGVAHDVEDRMRLRDLAPEGAFAAILNGEAVELSTRVEDGASIKWVSFEDEEGRRIFWHSTSHLMAHAVKRLFPRVKLGIGPAIEEGFYYDFDVEKPFTEDDLKRIEKEMRRLAARSLPIRKKVFPKSKLEHYYRFYGEDLKLELLDEIPDNELSIYEQDDFLDLCRGPHLDDTSKIAAFKLLSVAGAYWRGDEKNRMLQRIYGISFPKEEELAAYIERIEEAKARDHRIIGQKLDLYDIVEEVGPGLVLWKPKGTILRQEIEKFWTSEHLKRGYQLVTTPHIARAELWKISGHYSYYKENMFLTSIDEQEYVIKPMNCPAQMMLYKSAKHSYRELPIRYAELGTVYRNERSGVLHGMLRVRGLTIDDAHIFCTPEQAPSEIEGVLNLALFMTRAFGYKDIKVELSLWDPDNRNKYAGTPDKWEHAQSILEKVLKDNNISYKKMTGEAAFYGPKIDIKLLDALGRPWQASTIQFDFNLPERFGLTYAGEDGKEHEVRVIHRAILGSLERFIGGLIEFYKGEFPLWIAPYQAAVLTVTDSAMEYASSVAAELIDEGIRVITDFSNEKIGAKIRRQELDKIPYMIIVGAREAQEGRAALRRHHEGDMGSYSVAEIIKRFKKEIKARR
- a CDS encoding tetratricopeptide repeat protein, whose amino-acid sequence is MNVIIQMILFSYPFGLFGVGPACGSDAGMMLEKGVFALEYNPSGLAWVDSIEAGVAAEGLFAYNLVGFSYNYRGWPAAVSVHHNTQTTGFSIGAGNLRLPLALGAAFGASFESANSESNYSLRAGLQWREYVGLALGPRLWLAPDTAHLSGMIQIGASVPVVEGLKFLAGASAEVAPVAFRAGGGLAYDPFLFLRVESVVATDGWGAGVVLKSENDRGGVWVNKGFSGEPWRFGISYIRDVQSPKVKEVVVFRNLPQRVDTVYISKTTPVVKDTSKVVSPDVRRRQEQLMAKANRYYAEERYEEALAVWKEVVQLDPGSDLGVRASEDIKDVTALIETLNKIRTGKPQ
- the rnc gene encoding ribonuclease III, which gives rise to MKNFAKKIKIAFRKRELLERALTHPSYAHEQMGDKRKSYERLEFLGDAVYEMLLREFFFEAMDHADEGMLSKLKNRYSSGEFMAEIARKFELDSVLRLGRSEETNGRQKDSILANAFEALFGALYLDRGLKYCRRFFRTQVSPYIDLSIIPFDAKSRLNIRLSGRRCEYKVLHKDGEDHCPHFRVGLFVDGELVSTGEAGSKKKAEIIAAELFLESSKAGQ